From a single Desulfobacterales bacterium genomic region:
- a CDS encoding SH3 domain-containing protein, producing MKLKICLIFFIFILFLGETSSIAQDKLWVSSAGSGLKADKTASSATIEDLALGTELKVISSESKWIQVVSPSGKKGWIYRGKVADAPPPKNTEDDNVLGGLLDDMPGSSIHADASDTSRSMRGLSPEAKQYADQTGNPQDCQQALDKVLVLSTSKKELEAFLKSGKIGEYSE from the coding sequence ATGAAACTAAAGATATGTTTGATATTTTTTATTTTTATATTGTTTTTAGGAGAAACTTCTTCAATTGCCCAGGACAAATTATGGGTATCATCAGCTGGTTCAGGCCTTAAAGCTGATAAAACTGCATCTTCGGCAACAATTGAAGATCTTGCTTTAGGAACAGAATTAAAAGTTATTAGCTCTGAAAGTAAGTGGATTCAAGTTGTGTCTCCTTCTGGTAAAAAAGGATGGATTTATAGAGGGAAAGTTGCAGACGCACCTCCTCCAAAGAATACCGAAGATGATAATGTGTTGGGAGGTTTATTGGATGATATGCCGGGCTCAAGCATCCATGCTGATGCATCAGATACTTCAAGAAGTATGAGAGGATTATCCCCTGAAGCAAAGCAGTATGCCGACCAGACTGGAAATCCTCAGGATTGTCAGCAAGCCTTAGATAAAGTTCTTGTATTAAGTACAAGCAAAAAAGAATTAGAGGCATTCCTTAAATCAGGAAAAATTGGAGAATATTCAGAATAA
- a CDS encoding ABC transporter substrate-binding protein, whose amino-acid sequence MNAYKKNIFLLILFIFIIVLLLNCGREKTIKIGYVGCLSGRHSDLGISGRNGVILAVEKINNSGGINNCKIELIIRNDRHDEETAVIVDKELIHEKVIAIIGHMTSTMTMKVLPIINKEKIIMISPTTSTDSITGIDDYLIRVMASNASETENSTNYAINSLNLKQITIIYDITNSAYSEGYYKNFKQAFEKKGGAVVSVTTFKSGSVKSYLDLAKQICGQHADSVLIIADALDTAFICQQLQKLKCELPILSSGWAMTDDFIKHAGSSGNGVIFTHRLNTESKNKNYLKFKKNFKHRFGYDHDFAAMFAYEAAYVLFESLKQNSNKEMLKDTILSIKNFKGLQGDIEIDAFGDPKRTNYIVIVENGQFKTLTPK is encoded by the coding sequence ATGAACGCATACAAAAAAAATATTTTTTTACTAATTTTGTTTATATTTATTATAGTTCTCCTATTAAACTGTGGTCGAGAAAAAACAATAAAAATAGGTTATGTTGGCTGTCTTAGCGGAAGACATTCGGATTTAGGAATATCAGGTAGAAATGGAGTTATACTTGCAGTTGAAAAAATAAATAATTCCGGAGGCATTAACAACTGTAAAATAGAGCTTATAATAAGAAATGACCGCCATGATGAAGAAACAGCTGTAATTGTTGATAAAGAGCTTATTCATGAAAAAGTTATCGCTATCATAGGCCATATGACAAGTACAATGACTATGAAAGTTCTTCCTATAATTAATAAAGAAAAAATAATTATGATAAGCCCTACAACAAGCACAGATAGTATCACTGGAATTGACGATTATCTAATACGAGTTATGGCATCAAATGCATCTGAGACTGAAAATAGTACGAATTATGCTATAAATAGTTTAAATTTAAAACAAATAACAATTATTTATGATATTACAAATTCGGCTTATTCTGAAGGCTATTACAAAAATTTTAAGCAAGCCTTTGAAAAAAAAGGAGGAGCAGTAGTTTCAGTTACAACTTTTAAATCAGGTTCAGTGAAAAGCTATTTAGATTTAGCAAAACAAATTTGCGGTCAACATGCTGATTCTGTTTTAATAATAGCTGACGCGCTTGATACTGCTTTTATTTGTCAGCAACTACAAAAATTAAAATGTGAACTGCCAATTTTATCAAGTGGATGGGCTATGACCGACGATTTTATAAAACATGCCGGATCTTCAGGAAACGGAGTCATTTTTACTCATCGACTCAATACCGAATCAAAAAATAAAAACTATCTCAAATTTAAAAAAAATTTTAAACATCGATTTGGCTATGACCATGATTTTGCCGCAATGTTTGCTTATGAAGCAGCCTATGTTTTATTTGAAAGCCTAAAACAAAATTCAAACAAAGAGATGCTTAAAGATACAATATTAAGTATAAAAAACTTTAAAGGCTTGCAGGGAGATATCGAAATTGATGCCTTTGGAGATCCAAAAAGAACAAATTATATAGTAATCGTTGAAAACGGCCAATTTAAAACTTTAACTCCTAAATAA
- a CDS encoding response regulator: MRILNSFKKAIISKFVILAFLPISLFGLIALKMFHDNLEKEISLKNFLIAKSLADEVERFLNEPVIIINQLHDVIFENKLISPENINRYLATSIKIYNLIEMVQILDENGTVTHVAPMNNDYIGINLSSAPFYKKEEREAAISWTNTFISMQTGSPTVALTKSCNHGLIIEYLNLNSLNDMIEKVKINSSAYATICDQYGTIIAHPDRDFVLERFNIMDIDIIRNALTLKQEGTSQYISDEKKLGSTAIIQSTGWVVGVHQSSDYAFMEVRKLRNIFIATIIFSLSLAALMTIYSLKNTLKPFSNLIDNTKKIGQADYNFPPLAKSYTEIDNLWENFKSMAYAIKQRENSIKESEDRYKTLISTIPYGIVEITKEGIITFTNPIMLSIYGYEKKEFLGKSIFDFIESNEEKLDFKLYLNTMTILQGHPTNLFLKNVRSNGNIIHTRIDWNYIRNSYEEITGFILVLTDITKEVLAKQEYKELEEKLTKAHKTEAIGTLAGGISHDFNNILFLIMGYTELLMSEVSKKSPTWNYLEVIYNSGKKARDIVKKILTFSRMKIGEKKPILIQPVIEEVLAIIKPSLTSTITINAEIDENCPCVLGNTSELHQIIINLCTNACYSMKEKGGKLTITLKQITIKPNDIKKITSGLYVGNYVMLSVQDTGDGIDESILEQIFDPYFTTKKVGEGSGLGLSVVQGIINKYNGHIAVNTQKGKGSTFDVYFPAIHSNDDSINHPANSIEDNANNGKLILIVDDEKLIVKMQKFVLEKLGYKIEAKYSGVEALEAFKKNPSMFDLVITDMNMPFMSGFELSKELIKIRPDIPIILCTGYNEIDEKTAKSIGIKKYVPRPIRVVELVDIIKNVLNDY, encoded by the coding sequence ATGCGAATCTTAAACAGCTTTAAAAAAGCTATCATTTCTAAATTTGTTATTTTAGCTTTTTTACCTATATCCCTTTTTGGTCTAATCGCCTTAAAAATGTTTCATGATAACCTAGAAAAAGAAATATCCTTAAAAAATTTTCTAATAGCAAAATCTTTAGCTGACGAAGTTGAAAGATTTCTCAATGAGCCTGTTATTATTATAAATCAACTACATGACGTAATTTTTGAAAATAAACTTATATCCCCTGAAAATATAAATCGATATCTTGCAACAAGTATAAAAATTTATAATTTAATCGAAATGGTTCAAATACTTGATGAAAATGGCACGGTCACACACGTTGCCCCCATGAATAATGATTATATTGGAATAAATTTATCAAGTGCGCCTTTTTATAAAAAAGAAGAACGCGAAGCGGCAATATCGTGGACAAATACTTTTATTTCAATGCAAACAGGATCTCCTACAGTTGCATTAACAAAAAGTTGCAACCATGGTTTAATAATTGAATATTTAAACCTTAACTCCTTAAATGATATGATAGAAAAAGTTAAAATTAATTCTTCAGCCTACGCCACTATTTGTGATCAATACGGAACTATAATTGCCCATCCTGATAGAGACTTTGTTTTAGAACGATTCAATATAATGGATATAGATATTATACGCAATGCTCTAACTTTAAAACAAGAAGGTACTTCCCAATATATAAGCGATGAAAAAAAATTAGGAAGTACCGCAATTATTCAAAGCACTGGTTGGGTTGTAGGCGTTCATCAATCATCAGATTATGCTTTTATGGAAGTTCGTAAGCTTAGAAATATATTTATTGCTACTATAATTTTCTCCTTATCTTTAGCAGCTTTGATGACTATTTATAGTTTAAAAAATACTTTGAAACCTTTTTCCAATCTTATTGATAATACAAAAAAAATAGGTCAAGCTGATTATAATTTTCCTCCTCTTGCAAAAAGCTATACTGAAATTGATAATTTATGGGAAAATTTTAAAAGCATGGCTTATGCCATAAAGCAAAGAGAAAATTCAATAAAAGAAAGTGAAGATCGATACAAAACTTTAATTTCTACCATTCCTTACGGAATAGTTGAAATTACTAAGGAAGGAATTATTACATTCACAAATCCAATCATGTTGAGCATTTATGGCTATGAAAAAAAAGAATTTTTAGGAAAGTCAATTTTTGATTTTATCGAATCTAATGAAGAAAAACTCGATTTCAAACTCTATCTAAACACTATGACTATTTTACAAGGGCATCCTACAAATCTTTTCCTTAAAAATGTTAGAAGCAATGGAAATATAATACACACAAGAATAGATTGGAATTACATCAGAAATAGCTACGAAGAAATAACCGGTTTTATTTTAGTGCTTACCGATATTACAAAAGAAGTTTTAGCAAAGCAAGAATATAAAGAGCTTGAAGAAAAATTAACTAAAGCACATAAAACTGAAGCCATCGGTACACTTGCTGGTGGAATATCTCACGATTTTAATAACATTCTTTTTTTGATTATGGGATATACTGAACTTCTAATGTCAGAAGTATCAAAGAAAAGTCCAACTTGGAATTACCTTGAAGTTATTTATAACTCAGGGAAAAAAGCTCGAGATATAGTTAAAAAAATTCTAACCTTTAGCAGAATGAAGATCGGAGAAAAAAAACCTATTTTAATTCAACCAGTAATCGAAGAAGTATTAGCTATAATCAAACCTTCTCTCACTTCTACGATTACTATCAACGCCGAAATTGATGAAAATTGCCCATGTGTTCTTGGAAACACATCTGAACTTCACCAAATAATCATTAATCTCTGCACTAATGCGTGTTACTCAATGAAAGAAAAAGGAGGCAAACTTACTATAACTTTAAAACAAATAACAATAAAACCAAATGATATTAAGAAAATAACATCAGGATTATATGTTGGGAACTATGTAATGTTATCAGTACAAGATACTGGAGACGGAATTGACGAATCAATTTTAGAACAAATTTTTGATCCGTACTTTACAACAAAAAAAGTAGGAGAAGGCAGTGGACTTGGTTTATCTGTTGTTCAAGGTATTATTAATAAATACAACGGACATATTGCAGTTAATACACAAAAGGGAAAAGGATCTACTTTTGACGTTTATTTTCCAGCTATTCATAGTAATGATGATTCAATTAATCACCCAGCAAATTCCATCGAAGACAACGCCAATAATGGTAAACTAATTCTTATAGTTGATGACGAAAAATTAATAGTAAAAATGCAAAAATTTGTTTTAGAAAAGCTCGGGTATAAAATTGAAGCAAAATATTCCGGCGTAGAAGCTCTTGAAGCATTTAAAAAAAACCCGTCAATGTTCGATTTAGTTATTACAGACATGAATATGCCCTTCATGAGCGGATTCGAATTATCAAAAGAATTAATCAAAATAAGGCCAGATATTCCCATAATACTCTGCACAGGATATAACGAAATAGATGAAAAAACTGCAAAATCAATAGGCATCAAAAAGTATGTGCCAAGGCCTATACGTGTAGTTGAGTTAGTTGATATTATTAAAAATGTCCTCAATGACTACTAA
- a CDS encoding TetR/AcrR family transcriptional regulator produces the protein MDEKNFSRKERENFRRRQEILEIALKLFSEKGFHNVTMQEIAKESEFSVGSLYNFFSNKEDLYNALIADSSSIFHSRLMNSLNIDGNELEKIESWAVEFVKLFNEHIDIVKLYLAETMGISYNVKFNLSEDIRRNYEEMINSLREVFEIGIKNKFFKNINSHLLAVGLAGLANTLLFEAIANPNKLRVSAENILEIFFDSVKF, from the coding sequence ATGGACGAAAAAAATTTTTCAAGAAAGGAAAGAGAGAATTTTAGGCGTCGTCAAGAAATTCTTGAGATAGCTCTTAAGCTTTTTTCTGAAAAGGGTTTTCACAATGTAACTATGCAGGAGATTGCAAAAGAATCAGAATTTTCTGTAGGATCTTTATATAATTTTTTTTCAAATAAGGAAGATCTTTATAATGCGTTAATAGCGGATAGCAGTTCAATTTTTCATTCAAGACTTATGAATTCATTAAATATTGATGGAAACGAACTTGAAAAGATTGAGTCATGGGCCGTAGAATTTGTAAAATTATTTAATGAGCATATCGACATCGTAAAACTTTATTTAGCAGAAACAATGGGCATTAGTTATAATGTAAAGTTTAATCTTAGTGAAGATATACGCAGAAACTACGAAGAAATGATAAATAGCTTGAGGGAAGTTTTTGAAATTGGTATAAAAAATAAATTTTTTAAAAATATCAATTCTCATCTTCTTGCAGTTGGATTAGCAGGATTAGCAAACACATTACTTTTTGAAGCGATTGCTAATCCTAATAAGTTGCGAGTATCTGCCGAAAATATTTTAGAAATTTTTTTCGATAGCGTTAAGTTTTGA
- a CDS encoding efflux RND transporter permease subunit gives MFLSDGALRKPIATSTLILGFIIIGFFTLNRIGIDFLPAIDFPYVTVVTIYPGAGPQEIETLISKKIEDAVSEVDSIKEIRSVSMENISQVFIEFELGTNVDFSAIDVREKIDQIKRDLPSDIDPPVILKVDVNAKPIMNLAAYGDRPIGEIYDVADLKLRDRLSQIPGMASVDLIGGKKREIQVLVDLQRLAAYGVSILKVMQSIGKENLSLPSGHIVESRTEHTIRFEGEFNNISDLGMVEIPAKNGKTVKLTDIATIKDDFEEQRIISRYNGKECVTLRLKKKSDANTVAVVDKIKESLDELRIMLPKGVNLEVVSDDSAFVRYSVEDVKENMIIGIILTVIILFLFLHNFWATIVAGIAIPISIIATLIPIYFAGFTLNMMSLMALAISVGVLVMNALVVLENIYRHLDEGETPYKAAKLGTGEIALAVFASASTNIVVFLPIAFMQGMVGQFFYQFGVSVVFATIVSLLVSFTVTPILSSIFCKKVDTKRSAINPLKYLFWVWDKLYGGLESFYGYLLGKSLRWRWVVIVIALLCFFGAKQFSKHIGSEMITEADRAEATITVEMPPGTNIFETSKTVEDIEKLLSSMPEFKGSLSTVGKIEGVIGKNTEGVHVAQILLLLTDKNKRGKNIKTVLTEIRGKLKNVPNATILVFQPSGIGGVDAPIQVELTGENFDKLQEFSEKILSISTNIDGTVDVNTSWKSGKPEVRIFPDRKKLSDHGINIEMFAVIMRTYLEGTVADQYRELDEEYDIRVKLRELDRKTTDSLKEMLIPLPSGGVVPISHFSTIKEAEGPTQILRKNKERLIIISMSAKGKSIGEIAQEIDTKIDEMGLLPGYRTVQGGSVKRMKESFADISTAFLLAIILTYLVLSALLESYIQPFSIMLTIPLSLIGVWIALYLAKETFNIFSMMAVVMLVGIVVNNAILIIDYAVVLIGNGKSRNDAMLEASTTRLRPILMTTLAAAFAMVPLALAWGWGAEMRASMAVASIGGLFSSAVLTLFVVPVMYTYLDDLSGFFKKIFSMLKSSR, from the coding sequence ATGTTTCTTTCTGATGGAGCTCTCCGAAAACCTATCGCTACAAGCACACTTATTTTAGGATTTATTATAATAGGTTTTTTCACTTTAAACCGTATTGGCATAGATTTTCTTCCTGCGATTGATTTTCCCTATGTAACTGTCGTTACAATATATCCTGGCGCAGGCCCCCAAGAAATTGAGACTTTAATAAGCAAAAAAATTGAAGATGCAGTTAGTGAAGTTGATTCAATTAAAGAAATTCGTTCTGTATCAATGGAAAACATTTCTCAAGTTTTTATAGAGTTTGAATTAGGAACTAATGTTGATTTTTCGGCTATTGATGTTCGAGAAAAAATAGACCAAATAAAACGTGATTTGCCGAGTGATATTGATCCTCCTGTAATTCTTAAAGTAGATGTAAATGCTAAACCGATTATGAATCTTGCGGCTTATGGAGATAGACCAATAGGAGAAATATACGATGTTGCTGATTTAAAACTTCGGGATAGACTTTCGCAAATACCTGGAATGGCATCTGTTGATTTAATAGGAGGAAAGAAAAGAGAAATTCAAGTTCTTGTTGATTTACAAAGACTTGCGGCCTATGGTGTATCAATTTTAAAAGTAATGCAATCTATAGGAAAAGAAAATCTTTCTTTGCCGAGCGGTCATATTGTTGAAAGTAGAACTGAGCATACCATAAGGTTTGAGGGTGAATTTAATAATATTTCAGACTTGGGAATGGTTGAAATTCCAGCTAAAAATGGTAAAACTGTTAAATTAACGGATATTGCTACAATTAAGGACGATTTTGAAGAGCAAAGAATTATTTCGAGGTATAACGGCAAAGAATGCGTGACATTGCGGTTAAAGAAAAAATCTGATGCTAATACAGTTGCTGTTGTTGATAAAATAAAAGAATCCCTTGATGAATTAAGAATTATGCTGCCAAAAGGTGTAAACTTAGAGGTTGTAAGCGATGATTCTGCTTTTGTTCGTTACTCTGTTGAAGATGTTAAAGAGAATATGATCATTGGAATTATCCTCACGGTAATAATTCTTTTCCTGTTTTTGCATAATTTTTGGGCTACAATTGTCGCTGGTATCGCAATACCGATATCCATCATTGCAACGCTTATTCCGATTTATTTTGCAGGATTTACTTTAAATATGATGTCATTGATGGCTCTTGCGATTTCAGTTGGAGTTCTTGTCATGAATGCTCTTGTTGTGCTTGAAAATATTTACAGACATTTAGATGAAGGTGAAACTCCATATAAAGCTGCAAAGCTTGGTACAGGAGAAATCGCTTTAGCAGTATTTGCTTCAGCTTCTACAAATATTGTTGTTTTTTTGCCCATCGCGTTTATGCAAGGAATGGTAGGACAATTTTTTTATCAGTTTGGAGTTTCGGTTGTTTTTGCGACAATTGTTTCTCTACTCGTTTCTTTTACAGTAACACCAATACTATCAAGTATTTTTTGTAAAAAAGTTGATACAAAAAGAAGCGCAATAAATCCTTTAAAATATTTATTTTGGGTTTGGGATAAACTATATGGCGGATTAGAAAGTTTTTACGGTTATTTATTGGGGAAATCACTGCGTTGGAGGTGGGTCGTAATTGTTATAGCTCTTCTTTGTTTTTTTGGAGCAAAACAGTTTTCAAAGCATATAGGTTCTGAAATGATTACAGAAGCGGATAGAGCAGAAGCTACGATAACAGTTGAAATGCCTCCAGGAACTAACATATTTGAAACATCAAAAACCGTTGAAGATATCGAGAAATTATTAAGCTCTATGCCTGAATTTAAAGGTTCTCTCTCTACTGTAGGTAAGATTGAAGGCGTTATTGGAAAAAATACAGAAGGCGTTCATGTTGCACAAATATTATTGCTTCTTACAGATAAAAATAAAAGGGGAAAAAATATAAAAACGGTTTTAACTGAAATTCGTGGTAAGCTTAAAAATGTTCCAAATGCAACTATTCTGGTATTTCAGCCCAGCGGAATAGGAGGTGTTGATGCCCCTATACAGGTTGAACTAACGGGTGAAAATTTTGATAAACTGCAGGAATTTTCAGAAAAAATATTGTCGATTTCAACAAATATTGATGGAACTGTAGATGTAAATACGAGTTGGAAAAGCGGTAAGCCAGAAGTTCGTATTTTTCCTGATAGAAAAAAACTTTCAGACCATGGCATTAATATTGAAATGTTCGCAGTTATTATGAGAACTTATCTTGAAGGAACTGTAGCGGATCAATATCGTGAATTAGATGAAGAATATGACATTCGTGTTAAATTAAGGGAATTAGACAGAAAAACTACTGATTCTTTAAAAGAAATGCTTATACCATTACCGTCGGGTGGAGTTGTTCCTATTTCCCATTTTTCAACTATTAAAGAAGCTGAAGGACCAACTCAAATTTTGCGTAAAAATAAAGAAAGACTTATTATTATTTCAATGTCTGCAAAAGGAAAATCTATTGGTGAAATAGCTCAGGAAATAGATACTAAAATCGATGAAATGGGACTTTTGCCTGGATATAGAACGGTTCAGGGCGGATCCGTTAAGCGCATGAAAGAATCGTTTGCAGATATTTCTACAGCTTTTTTATTAGCTATAATATTAACTTATCTTGTTTTATCGGCTTTATTGGAATCGTATATTCAGCCGTTCTCAATTATGCTGACAATACCATTATCTTTAATTGGAGTTTGGATTGCTTTATATCTTGCAAAGGAAACATTTAATATTTTTTCTATGATGGCGGTTGTTATGCTTGTTGGTATTGTTGTTAATAACGCTATTTTGATTATTGACTATGCTGTTGTGCTGATTGGAAATGGTAAATCACGAAATGATGCTATGTTAGAGGCATCAACGACTCGATTGCGTCCGATATTAATGACTACTCTGGCGGCGGCTTTTGCGATGGTTCCATTGGCGCTTGCTTGGGGTTGGGGTGCTGAAATGCGAGCTTCAATGGCTGTAGCATCTATTGGAGGGCTTTTTAGCTCGGCTGTTCTTACACTTTTTGTTGTGCCTGTTATGTACACTTATTTGGATGATTTATCAGGTTTTTTTAAAAAGATTTTTTCAATGTTAAAAAGTAGTAGATAA
- a CDS encoding efflux RND transporter periplasmic adaptor subunit, whose amino-acid sequence MFQKYFFQRYFFIISILFVSFCMGKISSVHGKEAESVISVEAIHPIKKTMEESTTITGSCVSIEHSTISAKVSGIIDELLVDEGDRIEKDQILAKIDDVDYSLDLELIDLQLVNAKANLEKGSAEVDKTRGDLDIKKIDFERIKNVYSAGSFPKQTFDHAKNAYDSALSEFIQSEIGLKILQNQVAYLGTQVKIARKKVSDCNITAPFAGFISERMANIGEWVSPGKALITLEKDNPIEIEGEISEIYLERIKTGMPIHIGFDGLSDAYLKSKGYSETVLKKISPIVDPTRRTLKLTVEIKNSDYKIKPGLYARMQVIFNKSSNAIVIPQTCIISGHDSPHVFIVNNNKSELKKITTGIKQEEFVEVTSGLSLDSIVVFGGQSRLLGGETVKVQYREVK is encoded by the coding sequence ATGTTTCAGAAATATTTTTTTCAGAGATATTTTTTTATAATATCTATACTGTTTGTATCTTTTTGTATGGGAAAAATTAGTAGTGTACATGGGAAAGAAGCAGAATCTGTTATTTCTGTAGAAGCTATACATCCTATTAAAAAAACTATGGAAGAATCAACGACAATAACAGGTTCATGCGTAAGCATTGAGCATTCTACAATCAGCGCTAAAGTTTCTGGCATTATAGATGAACTATTGGTTGACGAAGGTGATAGGATTGAGAAAGATCAAATTTTAGCAAAGATAGATGATGTTGATTACTCATTAGATTTAGAATTGATTGATCTGCAACTTGTGAATGCAAAAGCAAATTTAGAAAAAGGCTCTGCTGAAGTGGATAAAACTCGAGGTGATTTAGATATAAAAAAGATTGATTTTGAAAGAATCAAGAATGTTTATTCCGCTGGTTCTTTTCCAAAACAAACATTTGATCACGCAAAAAACGCCTATGATTCGGCATTGTCTGAATTTATACAATCAGAAATCGGATTAAAAATTTTGCAGAATCAAGTTGCATACCTTGGAACTCAAGTAAAAATTGCACGTAAAAAAGTATCTGACTGTAATATAACAGCTCCATTTGCTGGTTTTATTTCTGAACGTATGGCAAATATTGGAGAATGGGTTTCGCCTGGAAAAGCTTTAATTACTTTGGAAAAAGACAACCCTATAGAAATTGAAGGGGAAATTTCAGAAATATATTTAGAAAGAATAAAGACAGGAATGCCTATTCACATTGGTTTTGATGGCTTGTCTGATGCGTATCTTAAATCTAAAGGCTATTCTGAAACTGTTTTAAAAAAGATATCCCCGATTGTTGATCCGACTCGCAGAACTCTAAAACTTACTGTTGAAATAAAAAATTCGGATTATAAAATAAAACCTGGACTATATGCAAGGATGCAAGTCATTTTTAATAAATCTTCCAATGCGATAGTTATTCCACAAACATGCATTATATCTGGCCATGATTCCCCCCATGTTTTTATAGTGAATAACAATAAATCTGAGCTAAAAAAGATTACAACAGGTATAAAACAAGAGGAATTTGTAGAAGTTACCTCTGGCTTAAGTTTGGATTCAATAGTTGTGTTTGGAGGACAGAGTCGGCTTCTTGGAGGAGAAACAGTTAAAGTTCAATATAGAGAGGTGAAATAA
- a CDS encoding TolC family protein has product MLINLSNLKYIFLYLSLGFILLMPGCSPLHKKTTDKNYYNENKLIEQKEPVSVTDDGKKQLYKLKSDKPLSIDDVIALALIQNRQIQIALRNEKIAKDRIDQSFSEYLPSLELSSNYNYRNNDPGMKNPTTGAKNISGEKGTFASSVTASYVLTDFGGRSCRLNAAEIDKLIAKFVSLEEYQRITFEVTEFYFKVLQAKHFFDVAKKAVARCSKQVDISMDLFKNEIVAKNDVLSSEIRLAEAKQMLITAENNEILIRAALNFKLGIDIDNQTDIIDITEIPKFPLEYKRCLLMAIDNRPELKRLKSEKEKAKNNLKAKKAEFAPQIRAEGSYNYSSDEYRLNDSYLAAGIFLQWDFIKGGKVPAKIREAHRFIEQAEDFIKLQNDAIALEVKTAFLRCDENRKRIDVAKQAVNQADENLRIFEDQYKEALVSINEILIAQTLITKTNFDYYTALYDYHIAFARLENAIGTRILVKNK; this is encoded by the coding sequence ATGCTAATTAATTTAAGTAATTTAAAATATATATTTTTATATTTATCGTTGGGTTTTATTTTGTTAATGCCGGGATGTTCCCCATTACATAAAAAAACAACAGATAAGAACTATTATAACGAGAATAAATTAATTGAACAAAAGGAACCGGTTTCAGTAACTGATGATGGAAAAAAACAATTATATAAATTAAAATCAGATAAACCTCTTTCCATAGATGATGTTATTGCTCTTGCTTTGATTCAAAATCGTCAGATTCAAATAGCTCTTAGAAACGAAAAAATAGCGAAAGATAGAATTGATCAGTCCTTTTCTGAATACCTTCCTTCTTTAGAACTATCATCAAATTATAACTATAGAAATAATGATCCAGGCATGAAAAATCCGACTACTGGAGCTAAGAACATTAGCGGAGAAAAAGGAACTTTTGCATCGTCTGTTACAGCAAGCTATGTATTAACAGATTTCGGAGGGCGCTCTTGTCGTTTAAATGCCGCAGAAATTGATAAGCTTATTGCAAAATTTGTATCATTAGAAGAATATCAGAGGATTACTTTTGAGGTAACTGAATTTTATTTTAAAGTGTTACAAGCAAAACATTTTTTTGATGTAGCAAAAAAAGCAGTCGCCCGCTGTTCAAAGCAGGTTGATATTTCTATGGATTTATTCAAAAATGAAATTGTCGCTAAAAATGATGTTCTTTCGTCTGAAATTAGGCTCGCAGAAGCAAAACAAATGCTTATTACTGCTGAGAATAACGAAATTTTAATTCGAGCTGCTCTTAATTTTAAGCTTGGCATAGATATTGATAATCAGACTGATATTATTGATATTACGGAAATTCCAAAATTTCCACTTGAATATAAAAGATGCCTGCTTATGGCTATTGATAATAGACCTGAATTAAAACGCCTTAAATCGGAAAAAGAAAAAGCGAAAAATAATCTAAAAGCAAAAAAAGCAGAATTTGCGCCTCAGATAAGGGCTGAAGGTAGTTACAATTATTCAAGCGACGAATATCGTTTAAATGACAGCTATTTAGCGGCCGGTATTTTTTTGCAATGGGATTTTATAAAAGGAGGCAAAGTTCCGGCTAAAATTCGAGAAGCTCACAGATTTATTGAACAGGCTGAGGATTTCATAAAGCTTCAAAATGATGCTATTGCACTTGAAGTTAAAACTGCTTTTCTTAGGTGCGATGAAAATCGTAAACGAATAGATGTTGCTAAACAGGCTGTGAATCAAGCCGATGAGAACCTTAGAATTTTTGAAGATCAATACAAGGAAGCTTTAGTATCAATTAATGAAATTTTGATAGCTCAAACTTTGATAACAAAAACTAATTTTGATTACTATACTGCTCTTTACGATTATCATATTGCATTTGCTCGTCTTGAGAATGCAATTGGGACTCGCATTTTGGTTAAGAACAAATAG